Within the Gloeobacter kilaueensis JS1 genome, the region CACGTAGCCGTGGGCGGCCAGGTAGCGGCCCAGGTAATCGTAGGAATCTTTTGATCCGCCGGAACCGTGGGAAAAAAGCACCACCGGAAAGACGCCCTCCGGCGATGGATAAAAGATCTTGACGGGCACCTCCCGACTGCGCTTCCCATCGACCAGTTCCAACGCCTCGATCACACCCACTTCGCTCATTTGCATGTCCGCTCGATCTTGAGAGCTTTGCGATCTCCCAGCTTAAAGCAATGGAGCCAGCCGGTATGATACGGGAGATGGCAGTCTGGGAGGTAACGGCGATGAAACTGGTGATTGGCAGCGACCACGGCGCTTACGAACTCAAAGAAGAACTCAAGCAGTGGCTCAGCGCCCACGACTACAGCTTTGAAGACGTCGGTACCTTCAACGGCGAGCGCTGCGACTATCCCCAGGTAGCAAGGACCGTCGCCCAAAAAATTCAATCCGGGGAGGCCAACCGTGGCATTCTCCTCTGCGGCACCGGCATCGGCATCTCGATCGCCGCCAACAAATTTGCCGGTATCCGGGCCGCCCTTGCCCACGACCACTACACAGCCAAGATGAGCCGCGAGCACAACGACGCCAACGTGCTTGCCATGGGCGGGCGGGTGCTCGGCCCCGAAGTCGCCAAGGATGTGCTCGCCACCTGGCTCACTACCGAGTTCGAGGGCGAACGCCACCAGCGCCGCCTCGATCAGATCCAGAGCTTCGAGACAGTCCAGACCCGCCAACCGGTCCCCAGTTGAAGCGATTCCGCTTGAAAGAGCAGGAGGCTGTGCAATGACGATGCGTCGCCGGACTGTCTTAGCAGGGTTAAGTGCCAGCGGTGCAGCTCTCACCCGCACGACCGCCGAAGCAGGCTCCGTTCCTCGCGCCCGCAACGTTGTGCTGGTGCACGGTGCCTACGCGGACGGCTCCAGCTGGGCGGACGTTATCGGCCTTCTGCAGCGCGAAGGGCTGAAAGTCGCATCGGTCCAAAATCCGCTGACCTCGCTGGCTGACGATGTCGCAGCGACACGGCGCGTACTCGCCCTGCAGGACGGTCCAACCGTTCTTGCGGCTCATTCCTGGGGAGGAACCGTCATCTCTGAGGCCGGTATGGACCCGAAAGTTTCTGCCCTCGTCTACGTTGCTGCCCGTGCGCCGGACGCCAACGAAGACTATGCAGCCCTGGCCAAACGCTTCCCCACTCCGCCCGCCAATGCTGGCCTCGTCTACTCGGGAGGCTTTGGCCAGTTGAGCGAGGAGGCATTTCTTCGTGACTTTGCCGGTGGCGTCGATCCGGCGAGAGCGCAGGTGCTTTACGCAGTTCAGGGACGCATCTCCGACGAGCTGTTTAGTGGCAAGACGACGGTGGCCGCCTGGCGATCGAAGCCGTGCTGGTACGCTGTATCCAGGCAGGACCGGACCACCGCGCCGGAGCTTGAGCGCTTTCTCGCCGAACGGATGAAGGCGAAGACCATCGAACTCAACTCCAGTCATCTGTCCCTCGTTACCCAGCCGCAAGCGATCGCTAACCTGATCTTGGAGGCAGCAGGACTACGAGGGTGAGCATGATTGGTCGTTGTTCGTTCCAGTGGCCGGCTTGAAGCCCCTAAAGCAGCGGTGCTATCATTGGCAGGCTGGGCACGTCGCCTAGTGGATATGGCACCTGACTACGGATCAGGACTAACGGGGGTTCGAATCCCTCCGTGCCCGCTTCATCAGCCCGCCCCCAGGCGGGTTTTTTGTTGGTCGGCACAACGAGCAATCTACTGAATTTTTGAAACAAGGAATGCAAATTGAATTTTTTATCATTTCTTAACTAAGCATTTGCATATTGATTTTGTATTTTATTGTCGGTTCTCGTATGGTTGCCGTTGCTTGCCTCCTGCTGGAGAGCGGACTGGACGGACGGATCGCTGTTTCAGTGCTTCTGCGACGATTTTTCGATGCGCTTACCGACCAGCGTAGATTCCCGTCTTTCCTAGTTGTTTGAAGTTGGTAGCTCAACTGCAAATCCTCAAATCCTGGAATCTACAACCGTTGCTCCATGTAGGTTTCAGAAATTTTTGTTTCAGAAAATTTCTGCCAGCCTGGCGACAACAACACTGAAATCCTCTGATCAATAAGTAGCTAAAGTAACAAATTGCTGCGATTTTGTTGCACAGAACACTCTTAGTCAAACTTTGTAATGGGTTGACTTTCCAATGGGAAACAGCGCGTGGTAGGTTCATCTGGGCATTCTGCCCGGCCCTCAACAAGAGGTTAAAAGCAAAGCATGTTGTCGAAAATCTGGCCTTCGACACTCAGCCTCGCTCTTGTGGCTGGTGTATTTTCTTGTGCAGCTGCTCTGGCAGCGCCCGTAGGGGACCGCGTGGTTCTTTCCGGCAGTGTCAAACCGTTTTCGGAGCGCGTCCAGGTGCTCGATGCCGCCGATTCAGCTGCATTTATCGAGTTCGATGTCGCCCTCAAGATGCGCAATTACGACACTCTGCGCTCCCGGATCGATCGGGGCGAAGTGCTCGCCAACCGTGAGCTGGAGAGCGATCACTTCCCGCTGGCATCGGACTACAGCTATCTGGTGAACTGGCTGCGCGATCATGGTCTGGCGGTCGAGCGCACCTACTCCAACCGGTTGAGCCTGCGGGTGCGCGGCAGCGTCGCCCAGGTGGCGGAGGTGCTCGGAGTCGAGCTACTCAACGTCAAAGTAGACGGCAAATCGTACATCGCCGCCCGCAACGCCCCTTCGTTGCCTCCTGAACTGACCCGCTTTGTCCTGGGCATCAACGGCCTGCAGCCCTATCAGAAGGCCCATTACCTGAACACGGGCCTCCAGCCCCAGAGCCCAACTTCGCCCTACGTGCCGCCCTACTCGGTGAGCGACATCAAAAAAGCCTACAACGCGACGGGTGTCACCACCACCGGCTCCGGCCAGCGCATTGCGATCTTGATCGACACTTTCCCGAGCGACAGCGATCTGACCAGTTTCTGGTCGGCGAACGGCGTCGGCCAGAGTCTGAGCAACATCGAAAAGATCCAGGCGGTGAGCGGTACCCTGCCGCCCCTTTCTGGCGAGGAGAGCCTCGATGCCCAGTGGACGAGCGGCATCGCCTCGGGAGCAAAAATCCGCATCTATGCAAGCCAGAGCCTCGCGTTTTCTAACCTCGATCAGGCTTTCCAGCGGATCATCAACGACCTGAACGGCGGCACAGCGATCAGCGTGCTATCGATCAGCCTCGGAGCCTGCGAGAAGGATCTTTCCAGCTCACAACTCTCGACCGACAACAACTACCTCTCGACGATCGCCGCCAAGGGCGTGAGCATCTTTGTCTCCAGCGGCGACAGCGGCTCGCAGGGGGGCTGCAGCAGCGGCTCCGGCGTTGACTTTTATGCCAGCAGCCCGAGCGTTACTGGCGTGGGCGGCACCAAGCTCAGCCTCAACTCCTCCGGCAGCGTGACGAGCGAAACCGGCTGGACCGGCAGCGGCGGCGGCAACAGTTCCTTCAGCCGCCCGAGCTGGCAGGTAGGTTCGGGGGTGCCCTCCGGCACGACCCGCCTGGTGCCGGATGTCGCCCTCAACGCCGATCCGAACACCGGCTTTTATGTCGTCGTCAACGGCCAGGTTCAGCAAATTGGCGGCACCAGCGCCTCGGCCCCGACCTGGGCCGGTTTTACGGCTCTGATTAACCAGGGCCGTGCCGCCGCCGGCAAAGGCACCCTCGGTCTACTGAACCCGACTTTGTATCCGCTTCTGGGCACGAGCAACTTCCGCGACATCACCTCGGGCAGCAACGGCGGCTACAGCGCCGCCACGGGCTACGACCGGGTGACGGGCATCGGTGTGCCCAACGTCGGTAACCTCTACACCACCCTGGTCGGCTCCAGTGGCGGTGGCGGCGGTTCCAGCAACCTGCTGGGCAACCCCGGCTTCGAGAACGGTTCGAGCAATCCCTCGCCCTGGGTGACCACGAGCGGGGTGATCGACAGCTCCACCAACCCGCCGCCCCACTCGGGCACCTGGAAAGCCTGGCTGGACGGCTACGGCACCACCCACACCGATACGCTCTACCAGCAGGTGGCGATCCCTTCTAACGTCACCTCCGCCAGCTTGAGCTTCTGGCTCTACATCTCGACTGCCGAGACGACGACCACCACCGCCTACGACACCCTCAAGGTGCAGGTGCGCAACAGCTCCGGGACGGTGCTCGCCACCCTCGCCACCTACTCGAACCTCAACAAGGGCGGCTACGTGCAAAAGAGCTTCAGCCTCTCGGCCTACAAGGGCCAGACTGTCCAGATCTATCTGGTCGGCACCGAGGACAGCTCGCTGCAGACTTCCTTCGTCGTCGATGACTTTGTTCTCAGTACCCAGTAACGGCGAACCGCAATAAACCGCCTGCCCCGTTCGGTTCGAGCGGGGCATTTTTTTTGCAGCAGCGGTCCAGACTGCGTTTAATCTTAAGATCCGTCCTTTTTACTTGCACACGTTCGCACGTTCGCACTCGCAAAAGGGGTACTGGCATGGAACCGGAAGTGACGCGCCGCCGCTGGACTGTCAATATCGCGGGCTATGACAAGCCGCCCCAGATCGCCGTCGGTCTTGAGCCGACCCGGCTGGACGTGGACCCGGCCCGGCGGGGTCTGACCGTCTACGAGTACGACTGGCAGCGGATGATCAAGCTTTCGGCCTCCGAAGCGCTGGAGCTGTTGAACTTCCTGCGCGAGAGCGAAGGGGCCCTCGCTGAGATGGCCCGCGAGGACGCCGCCGCTCTCCTGGAGGCCCAGCGCCAGCTAGCGGAGCGCGCCTGGCAGGCCGAACCTGCCGAAGCTTTTTATCTTGAGCAATAGACCCACCGCTCAGTGGGTGCGCCTGCGCAGGACTTCGAGCAACTTTGTCATCTCAGCCGGCAGGGGCGCTTCAAAACAGAGCCGCTCCCCGCTGAGGGGATGGTCGAAGGCGAGGCGGTAGGCGTGCAGTGCCTGACCTTCGAGGTTGACTGGACTTTTAGCGGAGCCGTAGAGCGGATCGCCCAGTATGGGCCAGCCCTTGTGCAGGCAGTGGACCCGGATCTGGTGGGTGCGGCCCGTCTCCAGGCCAAATTCGACCAGACTAAAATTTCCCAACCTTTCGACCACCCGCCAGCGGGTGATCGCTACTCGGCCCTTCGGTTGGACGGCCATCTTCTGGCGGTGGACCGGGTGGCGACCGATCGGCGCGTCGATCGTGCCTTCGATTTGAGCCGGTGCCCCAGCGACGATTGCCAGATAGTCGCGGCGGGCGGTCTTAGCCTGGATCTGGGCCTGCAGGCTCTGGTGGGCGCGGTCGGTCTTGGCGACGACCAGCAGGCCGGTCGTATCCTTGTCGAGGCGGTGGACGATGCCGGGCCGCTGGGTACCGTTGATGCCCGAAAGATTCTCGCAGTGGGCAAGCAGGGCGTTGACCAGCGTATCGTCGCTGTGGCCGGGAGCCGGGTGGACCACCAGACCCTTTGGCTTGTCGATCACAAGTAACTCGGCATCTTCGTAGATCACATCGAGGGCCATCGCCCGCGCCTCGATACCGGACGGCTCCGGAACCGGGATCGTAAGCTCAAGGGCGTCCCCGGCTCGTACCGGATCGCGGGGCCGGCAGGGCAGGCCGTTGCGCAGCACCAGTCCCCGGTCGATCAGATCTTGAATGCGGCCCCGCGAGAGATCTGTCACCTGCAGCGCCAGCCAGCGGTCGAGCCGCTCACCGGCAGCCTCCGGCGGCACCGCCAGGGTGATCGTCGAAGCAATTTCTGACACCGATTAAACGCACGATCGTTCTACTCGATCTTAAAGGGCAGCGTCAGAGATCGCCGACTGGCCGCCAGTCTCCGGAAGGGATGAACGCCGCCCAATAAAAAGGATGGGCGTACTCCCTGCTCCCCAGCATCCGCAACTGGGCGGTGCGCAGCGCAGCAGCGCGGCCCGCCTGCAAGCTGAGCTGGCGGTAGTAATCTACCATCAGCGCCTTCGTCGGCTCGTCCGCCACCTTCCAGAGGCTCAGCAACTGACTTTCTGCCCCCGCCAGGGTGAGTGCCCGCTTCAGGCCGTAGACGCCCTCGCCGTCCGCCACCTCCCCCAGTCCGGTATCGCAGGCAGAAAGAACGACCAGTTGGGTCCCCTGCAGGTCCAGGCCAGACACTTCGAGGGCGGTGAGCACGCCGTCGTCGCTGCCGCTCTTGCGGGTGTTGAATCCGGCGAGGGCGAGCCCCGAGCGCAACAGCGGGTTTTCGACCCGGCGGGAGGCTCCCAGAAAAAAGCCGTGGGTGGCGATGTGCAGGATGCGCGGGCCATGCACCTGCTTGATCGCACTTTCGGTAGCGGCAGGGCCGCTCAGCAGTTGGGCGGCAGGCAGTTGGGCGGCGATGGCGGCGGCCTCCTCGCGGCTGGCGGGTAGAGCGACAAAGTGCAACTTCGCCAGATCGATCGATCGCAGGTTGGTGGCAGAGGCCGGTTGCGTCGTCGATTGGCTGTCCTGCTCGAAGTCGGGGTTGGCGACGATGAGCGGCGGTTGCTGGGAATGCGAAAGGTGGGCCAGCCGCAGCAGGTCGCGTCCGGAGCCCAGGTAATCGAAGCTGTAGCGCTCCACCAGAAAGTGGTTCTCACCATCGACCAGGGCGGCGAAGGGCACCAGATTCAACTGGCTGTCAGGGGCGATGAGCACCTGCTGCACTGCTCGCAGTTCGCGCTCCAGAGGCTGGACGAGGAGCCGGGCCAGCCGCGCCGCAGCCGGCTTTAATCGCTCCACCGCCAGCGTGCGGTCCCGCACGGCGTCGCGAAAAGCGGCGATCGCCGCCTCGATCGACGCCGCATCGCCCAGGTCTGCCCAGCGCAACCGGCCCCGGCGATCGAGCAGGTAGGCGGCGTAGCGGGGGGGAGCGAAGCGCTCAGAAAGCCGGGTGGCTCTCAGGTTGAGGGGCCGATAGCGCGCCAGCTCGACAAGAAGCGTACCGGCGGGGATCTGTCCCTGCACCGCCTCGGTCGTGGCTGGGACGGACTCGCTCTCGAAGAGGGCGCTGCGGCGGCTGAGCGTTGCTTCCAGCTCTTCGGTGCGCGCCTGGAGGGAGGCGAGTTGGGCCTTGTACTGGGCGGGCGGATTGCTGCCCCCGAAGCCCGCAAAGGTGAGGGTAGCAAGCTGGCTGCGGGTGTCGTTCAGTTCGTCGAGCAGCGATTGCTCCGGTGGATTGAGGTGCCGGCGCAGAACGACCATGTTGCCGCTCGTCGCCTCCAGCACCCGGCCCTTGCGCCGCAGGAGGGTGGTGAGCGCCAGCCTGGCCCATCTGCTGTCCTTCGGTGCGTTCTGCAGGTGCAGCGAGAGGGCAACATCCAGTGACTCTGCGAAGGTGGCGAGGTAAGCGCGCTTCTGGGCCTCGGAGCCGGAGGCGAGGGTGAGGGCCAGGTTGTGCTCCTGAATATCGAGGCTGCGGGCAAGCAGTTGCCTGGATTGGGCCGGATCGCCCTTTCTGGCCGCCAGAATCGCCATGCCAGTCAGCGTGTTGCTCAGCTCGGGGTGAAAAGCGCCTAAAGTTGCTTCGCGGATACTGAGGGCGCGCCGGTACAGGCGCTCACTTCTTGCATACTCGCCCCGGTCGCGGTAGAGGTCCGCCAGGTTGTCGAGGCTGCGGGCCACGTCGGGACTCTGGGGGCCGACCGCTTTTTCGGAGATTGCCATGGCGCGCCGGTACAGCCGCTCCGCTTCCGCAGAGTTGCCTTCTTTTTCAGTCAGGCTCGCCAGGTTGAACAGGCTGGAGGCGACGACCGGGTGCTCGGCTCCGAGTGCTTTTTCTTTGATCGCAAGGGAACGGCGGTAGAGGGGTTCTGCCCGGCTGTAGTCTCCTTGATCTTCGTACAGAAGCGCCAGGTTGTTGAGCACGCGGGCGACCAGGCCGCTCTCGGGGCCAATCGCCTGTTGCCAGATCACCAGAGCCCGCTCGAACAGCGCTTCAGCCTGTGGGTAATTGCCCTCCAGATAATAGACGCCCGCCAGGTTGTTGAGGCTGTTGGCCACGTCGGGGTGGTCGCTGCCCAGGGCTGCCTCCCGCAGGGCAAGCCCCTGCCGGCAGAGGGCTTCTGCTTCGGTGTAGCGGCCCTGTTCTTTGTAGAGCAGTCCGAGATTGTCGAGGGTCTGGGCGATCTCCGGGTTGTCCGGCCCCAGCACTTTCTGGCGGATCGCGAGGGCGCGCAGGTAGGCTGCTTCTGCCTGGGCGTATTGGCCCGCCGAGGAGTACGTATTGGCCAGATTGTTGTAGCTGCGGGCCACATCCAGGTGCTCCGGTCCGAAAGCCTTTGTGCGGATGGCGATGGCGCGCCGGTGAAATGTTTCGGCCTGGGCGTATTGGCCCGCCTCCATATAAAGGTTGCCGAGGTTGTTATACATCTGACCGACCGCCGGATCCTCCGGCCCAAGCAGCGCGGTACGAATCGTGAGGGCGCGCTGCAAAAAAGGTTCCGCCTCGGCGTAGCGGCCCTGCTGATAGTGCAATAGACCCACCAGGCGCAAGGCGGTGGCCACTTCGAGCGAACTGGAACCGGCAGTCTTCTCCCAGAGTGCGAGGGATTGCTGGGCAAGCGGCAGCGCCTCGCCGTACTTACCGGCGTCGAGCAATTTCTGGGCCTGCTCGCCTGAACTCAGAGCCTGCTGCCGCTCGGGAGAAAGGGGCAATTGCTGGCATCCGGCAGGCGAAATAGAGAAAGGGAGGAAACCGAGCACCGATGCCAGCACCAGCGCGAGGGAGAATTTTTTGGACATTGACGCGTTCGGGGAGTTGGGGTCTTCGGCGATCGAAGGTGCTGGTAGAAATTAGAGGGTTCTGCAGCTATTCATGCAGTTCTATTGCACCATCTGCGGCGAGCGGCGGCGATTAAACAGGCGATTAAACAAATGCGGCGGCCCGCTCCCAGCCCAGTCCCTCGCGCACGATCACCGGTTCATCGCCCGTCAGGTCGATCACCGTCGATACCTGGCCGGGGGTGGTCGGTGGGGCAGCGATCGGATCGATTTCAAGGATCAGATCCACCAGCGGATCGAGCGATTCAAACAGTTCGTAGTCGTACTGTGCCGCGCTGCCGTCGCTGAGTCGGGCAGTCGTCGAGATGAGCGGATTGGCCAGCCCCGCAAGCAATGCCTGGCACAGGCGGTTGTCAGGCACCCGGATGCCGGTGGTGCGCCGCTTTGGATCGAGCACCATCTTTGGCAGCACCCTGGTGGCCGGGAGCAAGAACGTGTAGGGGCCAGGGATGAGGTGGCGCATCAGGCGGTAGGCGCTGTCGCTGACGCGGGCGTAGGTGGCCACGTTCGAGAGCGACGGGCACAAAAATGTCAGCGGCTTGTTGTTGCTCAGGCGCTTGATGCGCTGCACCCGCTCGATCGCTGCTTTGCTCGCCAGATCGCAGCCGATCGCGTAGGCCGTGTCGGTGGGATAAAGAATCACCGCTCCGGCTCTCAGCGCCTGGACGATCCTGTCGAGGCGGTCGGGCTGGGGATCTTTGGGATGGAGATAGTACGTGCGCGCCATAGACGATCTGCTCGGCCTGCCGAACTTCAGTATGCGGGATGGAGCGAGCCAGTGAAACCCCACCGGGGTATGGGAACGCACTTGTGGAGCGCGGCCTGCTTGTGTCACGATGCCGGGCATGGGCAAACTTGTGCTGTTTGACATCGACGGAACGATCTTGAACGTCCACGGCGCGGGTTCGCGCTCGCTGCTCGCGGCACTGGAGGAGGTGTTCTCCCAGACGATTCCTGTAGACGGCTACTCGATGAGCGGCAAGACCGACACCCAGATCGTCATCGAGCTGGTGGCGCGGGTGGGTGTACCGGCTGCCGAGGCACTGCCGCTTTTACCTGAAATCTGGCGGCGCTATATCGAACGCTTCGGACCGGCCCTCGCCGCCGTCGAACCCCACGTCTACTCAGGCATCCCAGAACTGCTCGGTGCCCTCAGCCAGAGGCCCGAAGTCCTCGTCGGCCTGCTCACCGGCAACGTCGAAGCGGCTGCCTGGCTCAAATTGCGCCGGGTGGACCTTATCGATCACTTTCAGTTGGGCGCTTTTGGCGATGAATCGCCGGAGCGCTGTCTGCTGCCGGACATTGCCCTCAAAGCGGCCCACGAAAAGACCGGCAAAGCTTTCAGCGGCAAAGACATCGTGATCATCGGCGACACGCCCAACGACATCCTCTGTGGCCGCCACCTGGGTGTGCATTCGATCGCCGTCGCCACTGGCCGCTTCAGCCAGACCGACCTCGCCGCCCACGACCCGGATCACACCTTCGCCGATCTATCCGCTACCAATCAGGTGCTGGAAGCCGTCTTGAGCAGCAGTCCTGCCTGAAGGGTCGATCGACCTATTCTTCCTTGAAGCGAGCCACAGTCAGCAGAAAACCCGGTAAGACCGATTCACCGGAAAGTTCGGTGGGCAGGGAGCGGACCTCCGACGGCACCCCCGGACGATAAATTTCGACCTGCTGTGCCTGGGGATTGAATAGCCAGCCCAGTCGCACGCCGCTGTCCATGTATTCCTGCATCTTTGAATGCAACCATTCCAGTGAGTCGGTGCGTGAGCGCAGCTCCATGACAAAATCTGGGGCGATCGGTGGAAACTTCTGACGGTCTTCCGGACTCAGGGCCAGCCAGCGCGACTGCTCTACCCAGGCCGCATCTGGGGAACGATCGCCACCGTTCGGTAGCCGGAATAGTGTTGAGGAGCTGAAAACCGTCCCCAACCGCGTGCGCCGGTTCCAGAGCCCGAGGTCGATGCCAAATTCCAGTTCACGACTGCCACTATTTCCACCGACGGGTGCCATGACAATCAAGGCTCCTCTGGCATCGCGTTCGAGGGGAATGTCGGGATTGCTGAGACAGAGTTGGTAGAACTGCTCATCGCTCAGCTGCACCCCGCTCATATCCAGAACCAGAGGGAGAGTCAGTAAAGTCATGGAGCGACCCTCGATAGACGCCTTTATCGTATCCGGCCTCTGTAGGGGTTTTGCCCGTTCCTTACTATCCAGCCCGCGCTTCTTGTGAAAGCGGTTGCAATGCTGTAGCTGTCTGTCCACCCGTACAATGGGACATCGCACGAAGGCCACACCATGACGGCTATTTCTCCCCTGCAGGTGAGTCCACCGCTGCGCCAGTGGACGCGAGCAAGCTGGCAGGAATATATAGCTCTACGCGATGCTCCGGTGCAGGAGCGGATGAAACTGGCCTTCGATTGTGGCTGGATGTGGGTGGAGATGGGCGGAGAAGGTATCAATCACGCGGCGGTATGTGACCTGTTCACGATGCTGCTCACCTTCTGGGCCATTCAGCACCCGGAGGAGACGTTCACCTCCCTGGGCCGCTGCCTGCTGGAGAAGCCTGAAACTCAAGCCGCTGCGCCGGATCTGGTGCTTTACAGAGGAGCTGAGTATCCGCGCTGGGAGCCGGGCAGGCCGCGCTGGGTTGATCTCGACCGCACCCGCGTCCCTGATCTGGTCGGAGAAGTATCCGACACCACCCTGGCTTCGGACCTCGACGAACAGAAGCACCTGTACGCCGCTCTCGGCATAGCGGAGTATTGGGTGGTGGATGTGCAGGGACAGCGCGTGTTCGCTTTTCAATTGCAAGCAAACGGACAGTATCAGGCTATCGACACTTCCAGCGCCCTCGCTGGTCTTCCCGTTGGGCTACTGGCAGAAGCGTTGCAGCGGCTGGGGGAGAGTACGAACACGGCTGTAGCCGCCTGGTTTGCTGGGCAGATTGTCAAGTAACTGTGCAGTGGCCATCGATGTGCGGCGATATCTGTACCTTTGCTGGCACCGGAAGCACAAACCCCCATCCACTCAAAACCTGTCCTATCGGACGATAAACAACGTCTGAACTGGCAACCAGATCAGACGCTCGGGCACTCATCGCGCAACGAGTTCAAATCCGTTTCTGTGAGATGGTCGGGAGGTGGAGAAGGATGAGAATACGTGAAAGCGTGTGCGCTCTCGCCCATTATCTGCAGGTACTCCAGGCGTTCTTTGGCCTCCGCCACCGAAGGAATATGGCCTGCAGGAATCCACCATAGAACGTAGTACGAGGCTTCCATGCGTTCAAACCATTCGCGGCGTCGCCGCATGACTTCGCTATGCAGGCTGCGGTAGACATATTCGCGCAGTGCATCCAGGCCCTGCCAGACAGAAAGGTTGACAATGATTCGATCGTCCTGGTAGGGGCGCATGGCAGTGGCATCGCCGGCTTCGGTCCTCAATCGCCAGATGAAGCCGGAGTAAGCATCGGCGAGGGCGTTGATTTCGTCAAGGCGAGCGACAAAGTCCGCCATCACCGGCGAATCGAGGCTCCCTTTCATCCGTCCAATGTTGAACTGGGCCAGATGGTACCTGTGGGATTGCATAGCTGTGTTTCCCAGATCGAGAGCTACTCTAAGTAGATGGAGCTAGATAAGCATAAGGTTTTGGGCTGGAGTGGGGGAAGCGGATTTTTGAGTACTTCTAAAACCGTCCCCACCCCTCCACACCCCCCCTGCCCCCCGCTCTCCTCCCCTGCCCCGCTGGGCAGAGGAGAAGAGGGGGGGTTCACTGTAACTGGGCTGCAGAGGGGATGGGTGAAGTCAGTTGCAGACTCGACTTATTTTTCTTCTGCTGCAAGGGACGTAGGGCTGCTTGGAGCTGACGTTGAATGACCTTCGGTTACTTAGCAGTTTGAATTTGCAACCAGAGCCGATTTAACTGCGGGCAAGCCAGCGGGCTGCGTCCTTGGCGTGGTAGGTGAGGAGCAGATCTGCGCCGGCCCGCTTCATAGATAGGAGCGTTTCGAGTACCACCCGCTCTTCATCGATCCAGCCATTGAGGCTGGCGGCTTTGACCATCGCGTACTCGCCCGAGACGTTGTAGGCGGCTAGAGGCAGGTTGGTCGCCGCTTTCACCTGCTGGATGATGTCGAGGTAGGCGAGGGCTGGTTTGACCATCAGCATGTCGGCTCCCTCGGCAACGTCGAGGGCGACTTCTTTGAGCGCCTCGCGGCTGTTGGCTGGGTCCATCTGGTAGGTGCGCCGGTCGCCAAACTGCGGTGTCGATTCGGCGGCATCCCGAAATGGACCGTAGTAGGCCGAGGCGTACTTGGCGGCGTAAGAAAGGACGGGAGTGTCGGTAAAACCAGCCTCGTCGAGGGCGGTGCGGATCGCCCGCACCATGCCGTCCATCATCCCAGAAGGAGCGATGATGTCTGCTCCTGCCTGGGCCTGGGCGACGGCTGTCCTGCCCAACAGTTCTAGAGTCGGATCGTTGAGGACGTGGCCTACCGCGTCCGCCTCGGCGATCACGCCGCAGTGGCCGTGGTCCGTGTACTCGCACAGGCAGGTGTCGGCGATCACCACCAGTTGCGGCAGCGCTTCTTTAAGGGCACTGCTCGCCTGCTGAACGATGCCGTGGTCGTGCCAGGCTCCGGTTGCACCGGCGTCCTTCTGCTCGGGGATGCCAAAAAGAATCACCGACGGAATGCCCAGATCCAGCACTTCGCGCGCTTCTTCGACGGCTTTGTCGATCGAGAGCTGGAAGACGCCGGGCATCGAACTCACCTCGCGGGCAAAGCCGCTGCCGGGCACGACAAAAATCGGGCTGACCAGATCGTCGGTGCGCAGGTGATTTTCGCGCACCATCCGGCGCAGCACAGGCGAGGTGCGCAGGCGACG harbors:
- a CDS encoding Uma2 family endonuclease; the encoded protein is MTAISPLQVSPPLRQWTRASWQEYIALRDAPVQERMKLAFDCGWMWVEMGGEGINHAAVCDLFTMLLTFWAIQHPEETFTSLGRCLLEKPETQAAAPDLVLYRGAEYPRWEPGRPRWVDLDRTRVPDLVGEVSDTTLASDLDEQKHLYAALGIAEYWVVDVQGQRVFAFQLQANGQYQAIDTSSALAGLPVGLLAEALQRLGESTNTAVAAWFAGQIVK
- a CDS encoding HAD family hydrolase, yielding MGKLVLFDIDGTILNVHGAGSRSLLAALEEVFSQTIPVDGYSMSGKTDTQIVIELVARVGVPAAEALPLLPEIWRRYIERFGPALAAVEPHVYSGIPELLGALSQRPEVLVGLLTGNVEAAAWLKLRRVDLIDHFQLGAFGDESPERCLLPDIALKAAHEKTGKAFSGKDIVIIGDTPNDILCGRHLGVHSIAVATGRFSQTDLAAHDPDHTFADLSATNQVLEAVLSSSPA
- a CDS encoding Uma2 family endonuclease, coding for MTLLTLPLVLDMSGVQLSDEQFYQLCLSNPDIPLERDARGALIVMAPVGGNSGSRELEFGIDLGLWNRRTRLGTVFSSSTLFRLPNGGDRSPDAAWVEQSRWLALSPEDRQKFPPIAPDFVMELRSRTDSLEWLHSKMQEYMDSGVRLGWLFNPQAQQVEIYRPGVPSEVRSLPTELSGESVLPGFLLTVARFKEE
- a CDS encoding L-threonylcarbamoyladenylate synthase; this encodes MARTYYLHPKDPQPDRLDRIVQALRAGAVILYPTDTAYAIGCDLASKAAIERVQRIKRLSNNKPLTFLCPSLSNVATYARVSDSAYRLMRHLIPGPYTFLLPATRVLPKMVLDPKRRTTGIRVPDNRLCQALLAGLANPLISTTARLSDGSAAQYDYELFESLDPLVDLILEIDPIAAPPTTPGQVSTVIDLTGDEPVIVREGLGWERAAAFV
- a CDS encoding tetratricopeptide repeat protein is translated as MSKKFSLALVLASVLGFLPFSISPAGCQQLPLSPERQQALSSGEQAQKLLDAGKYGEALPLAQQSLALWEKTAGSSSLEVATALRLVGLLHYQQGRYAEAEPFLQRALTIRTALLGPEDPAVGQMYNNLGNLYMEAGQYAQAETFHRRAIAIRTKAFGPEHLDVARSYNNLANTYSSAGQYAQAEAAYLRALAIRQKVLGPDNPEIAQTLDNLGLLYKEQGRYTEAEALCRQGLALREAALGSDHPDVANSLNNLAGVYYLEGNYPQAEALFERALVIWQQAIGPESGLVARVLNNLALLYEDQGDYSRAEPLYRRSLAIKEKALGAEHPVVASSLFNLASLTEKEGNSAEAERLYRRAMAISEKAVGPQSPDVARSLDNLADLYRDRGEYARSERLYRRALSIREATLGAFHPELSNTLTGMAILAARKGDPAQSRQLLARSLDIQEHNLALTLASGSEAQKRAYLATFAESLDVALSLHLQNAPKDSRWARLALTTLLRRKGRVLEATSGNMVVLRRHLNPPEQSLLDELNDTRSQLATLTFAGFGGSNPPAQYKAQLASLQARTEELEATLSRRSALFESESVPATTEAVQGQIPAGTLLVELARYRPLNLRATRLSERFAPPRYAAYLLDRRGRLRWADLGDAASIEAAIAAFRDAVRDRTLAVERLKPAAARLARLLVQPLERELRAVQQVLIAPDSQLNLVPFAALVDGENHFLVERYSFDYLGSGRDLLRLAHLSHSQQPPLIVANPDFEQDSQSTTQPASATNLRSIDLAKLHFVALPASREEAAAIAAQLPAAQLLSGPAATESAIKQVHGPRILHIATHGFFLGASRRVENPLLRSGLALAGFNTRKSGSDDGVLTALEVSGLDLQGTQLVVLSACDTGLGEVADGEGVYGLKRALTLAGAESQLLSLWKVADEPTKALMVDYYRQLSLQAGRAAALRTAQLRMLGSREYAHPFYWAAFIPSGDWRPVGDL
- a CDS encoding DUF3291 domain-containing protein, with amino-acid sequence MQSHRYHLAQFNIGRMKGSLDSPVMADFVARLDEINALADAYSGFIWRLRTEAGDATAMRPYQDDRIIVNLSVWQGLDALREYVYRSLHSEVMRRRREWFERMEASYYVLWWIPAGHIPSVAEAKERLEYLQIMGESAHAFTYSHPSPPPDHLTETDLNSLRDECPSV